A genomic stretch from Candidatus Omnitrophota bacterium includes:
- a CDS encoding CBS domain-containing protein: MKVGEIMTRKVVTLKPQASAKEAVELLFKRKISGLPVVDDDNVVKGMFTEKDIMSYLLPGYLQTVGKFIYEEHPKGIAKKVQELANIKVGDIMRKEVVTVLEDTLLVEVSRIMLTQKIRRVIVVDKDNRLLGMVSRGDVLKRFLEGA; encoded by the coding sequence ATGAAGGTTGGCGAAATTATGACCAGGAAAGTAGTAACCCTGAAGCCGCAGGCCTCGGCTAAAGAGGCGGTGGAATTATTGTTTAAGAGGAAGATAAGCGGCCTGCCGGTGGTGGATGACGATAACGTTGTCAAGGGCATGTTTACGGAAAAGGATATTATGAGCTATCTTCTGCCGGGCTATCTACAGACGGTAGGGAAATTTATTTATGAAGAGCATCCAAAGGGCATAGCCAAAAAAGTCCAGGAACTGGCAAACATCAAGGTGGGCGATATTATGCGTAAGGAAGTGGTAACGGTATTAGAGGATACCTTGCTTGTGGAGGTCAGCAGGATCATGCTTACTCAGAAAATACGGCGCGTCATCGTTGTAGATAAGGACAACCGGCTCCTGGGTATGGTCAGCCGCGGAGACGTGCTTAAGCGCTTCTTAGAAGGGGCTTGA
- a CDS encoding SLC13 family permease, which yields MTKKFIILILVSAAAMFSCRLAGLNMHQSLAVGILASSVLGTLFFWDFRLSFAFLGLSILLLTRTIDIENAIKFASLEVILFLVGMMIIVGLLKESGFFAWIVSLILRVRKLTANKFIITISLLSAVLSMMTSEVVSIIFMVAAILEICDYFEVEPTPFIIIAVMATNIGSAGTLLGNPIGILIATKAGLTFEDFLIKALPLSLVCLVAMLFIVVFWFRKAVSELDSRIKELGANEILIKLISVPPEKDLKISLGIFWLTLMLIGFHHRFEMMLGLEANTMLLTMPLVSAGAIMIWKWKRARSYVEHDVEWWTLLFFMMLFAQAGTLKYTGASDVLAQHLVSWAGYDINKLIGAVVWLGTFGSALLDNVVLVAAFIPVIQGLESISAHIEPLWWALLFGGCLGGNVTFIGSTANIVALGILEKERNIKVTFLKWIGIGFVIGTITTLIVWLALMFIPFYQ from the coding sequence ATGACAAAGAAATTTATTATATTAATATTGGTTTCTGCGGCGGCCATGTTCTCCTGCCGCCTGGCAGGATTGAATATGCATCAGTCGCTGGCAGTGGGCATACTGGCCTCTTCGGTGCTCGGCACGCTATTTTTCTGGGATTTCCGTTTGAGCTTCGCCTTTTTAGGGCTGTCAATATTGCTTCTGACAAGGACCATTGATATTGAGAACGCGATCAAATTCGCCTCGCTTGAGGTCATCCTGTTCCTGGTGGGCATGATGATCATTGTGGGCCTGCTGAAGGAATCAGGGTTCTTCGCCTGGATCGTAAGTTTGATCTTAAGGGTAAGAAAACTTACCGCCAACAAATTCATCATAACGATTTCTTTGTTGTCCGCAGTGCTTTCCATGATGACCAGCGAGGTCGTCTCAATAATATTTATGGTCGCGGCCATACTTGAGATATGCGATTATTTTGAGGTAGAACCGACGCCTTTTATCATTATCGCGGTTATGGCGACGAACATAGGAAGCGCCGGCACTTTGCTGGGCAACCCCATCGGCATCCTTATCGCCACAAAGGCGGGCTTGACGTTTGAGGATTTTCTGATCAAGGCCCTTCCTTTGTCGCTTGTGTGCCTTGTGGCGATGCTGTTCATTGTTGTGTTCTGGTTCCGCAAGGCCGTATCTGAGCTTGATTCCAGAATAAAAGAACTTGGCGCCAATGAGATATTGATAAAGCTGATATCGGTGCCGCCGGAGAAGGACCTCAAGATCTCCCTGGGCATATTCTGGCTGACATTGATGTTGATAGGTTTTCATCATAGATTTGAGATGATGCTGGGCCTGGAGGCAAATACAATGCTGCTGACTATGCCGTTGGTTTCAGCCGGGGCGATAATGATATGGAAATGGAAGAGGGCAAGGAGCTATGTTGAGCATGACGTGGAATGGTGGACGCTTTTGTTCTTTATGATGCTTTTTGCCCAGGCAGGCACGTTGAAATATACCGGCGCCAGCGACGTACTGGCGCAGCATCTGGTTTCCTGGGCAGGTTACGATATTAATAAACTCATAGGGGCTGTTGTATGGCTGGGCACATTTGGCTCCGCGCTGCTGGATAACGTTGTGCTGGTAGCGGCGTTTATCCCGGTCATTCAAGGCCTGGAGTCCATAAGCGCCCATATAGAGCCGTTATGGTGGGCGCTTTTGTTCGGGGGCTGCCTGGGCGGCAATGTAACCTTTATAGGTTCTACCGCGAACATAGTAGCCCTGGGGATCCTGGAAAAGGAACGCAACATAAAGGTGACTTTTCTCAAGTGGATCGGCATCGGTTTCGTCATAGGAACGATCACCACCCTGATCGTCTGGCTGGCGTTGATGTTTATTCCATTTTATCAGTAA
- a CDS encoding DUF502 domain-containing protein — translation MKKLKRYLIAGLLITLPLVLSAYLLVALFRFMDNILGRYLADYLRQEIGFYVPGMGLILSVILIILVGFFATHFLGRHIKADLEGLLLRIPLLNNIYPPIKEIVRFFVSEEKRVRFNRVVLAPYPNKDSWSVGFVTNEGWAEANRKTGEELVSVFIPFVPSPLSGFYALLPKAALISLDVSPEDALKLIVSAGLVAPQAKGNK, via the coding sequence ATGAAAAAACTGAAAAGATACCTGATCGCCGGATTGCTCATCACTCTGCCGCTGGTTTTAAGCGCGTATCTTCTTGTGGCTCTTTTCAGATTTATGGACAACATTCTGGGCAGGTATCTGGCTGATTACCTGAGGCAGGAGATAGGGTTTTATGTCCCGGGCATGGGCTTGATCCTCTCCGTGATTTTGATCATCCTCGTCGGGTTCTTTGCCACGCATTTTTTAGGCAGGCATATAAAGGCCGACCTGGAAGGGCTCTTGTTGAGGATCCCGCTTTTAAACAATATCTACCCCCCCATCAAAGAAATAGTAAGGTTTTTTGTCTCGGAGGAGAAAAGGGTCAGATTCAACAGGGTGGTCCTGGCCCCTTATCCCAATAAAGATTCCTGGTCAGTCGGGTTTGTTACTAATGAGGGCTGGGCGGAGGCCAACAGGAAAACAGGAGAAGAACTGGTCAGCGTATTTATACCTTTTGTCCCCAGCCCCTTGAGCGGATTCTACGCCCTCCTGCCTAAGGCAGCGCTTATATCGCTTGATGTTTCTCCGGAAGACGCCCTTAAACTCATCGTTTCCGCGGGGTTGGTCGCCCCTCAAGCCAAAGGCAATAAATAG
- a CDS encoding HAD family hydrolase, with amino-acid sequence MIKLAIFDLDGTLIDAYTAIGKSVNFVLKKFGCPARKNSVIKRAVGWGDENLLKPFVRPPDLQAALAAYRGHHSKSLVKYSRLLPCALNVLKRLDNSGYKIAVASNRPTRFSKILLKHLKIDKYFDYVLCADRVKRLKPHPQILNAIMRRLKVGKAHTIYVGDMFIDVQAGRRAGVTTVAVLGGSSSKAELKREHPDFILKNVCGLIPILKNR; translated from the coding sequence ATGATCAAGCTGGCGATCTTTGATTTAGACGGTACTCTTATAGATGCCTATACGGCGATAGGCAAAAGCGTAAATTTTGTGCTGAAGAAATTCGGCTGCCCCGCGCGGAAGAACTCCGTTATAAAAAGGGCCGTGGGCTGGGGTGACGAGAATCTGCTTAAGCCGTTTGTCAGGCCGCCTGATTTGCAGGCGGCGCTTGCGGCCTACCGCGGGCATCATTCAAAGTCATTGGTGAAATACTCCCGGCTTCTTCCTTGCGCGCTGAATGTCTTGAAGCGGCTCGATAACAGCGGATATAAGATCGCCGTTGCCTCTAACCGGCCCACGCGGTTTTCTAAAATCCTGCTGAAACATTTAAAGATTGATAAGTATTTTGATTACGTGCTTTGCGCGGACAGGGTCAAGCGGCTAAAGCCGCATCCGCAGATATTAAACGCGATCATGCGCAGGCTGAAGGTCGGCAAGGCTCACACGATCTATGTCGGCGATATGTTCATTGATGTTCAGGCGGGCAGGCGCGCCGGAGTAACCACCGTCGCCGTACTGGGCGGCTCAAGCAGCAAGGCAGAACTCAAGAGAGAACACCCCGATTTCATCCTCAAAAACGTCTGCGGCTTAATTCCAATCCTTAAGAATCGCTAA
- a CDS encoding YggT family protein produces MFIAANFLRAAAGVLDLLLTILYWLILVRALISWVNPDPFNPIVQFLYKATEPILNPIRRILPFTYTAGIDFSPVVAFFAIIFLKGFIVKSLIDLSYRIT; encoded by the coding sequence ATGTTTATAGCGGCGAACTTCTTACGGGCGGCGGCGGGCGTGCTGGACCTGCTGCTCACCATACTTTACTGGCTGATCCTGGTCAGGGCGCTGATAAGCTGGGTGAACCCGGACCCGTTTAATCCCATAGTCCAGTTCCTTTATAAGGCGACAGAGCCGATACTGAATCCTATCAGGCGGATTTTGCCGTTCACTTATACGGCGGGGATTGATTTTTCTCCGGTGGTAGCGTTCTTCGCGATTATTTTCTTGAAGGGCTTTATAGTGAAGTCGTTGATAGATCTAAGTTACAGGATAACATAA
- a CDS encoding DEAD/DEAH box helicase — protein sequence MLKYLQMLYDPFQQQAIDHINQGYSVIVSAPTGAGKTAIAEHIINECLQSDKGVIYTAPIKALSNQKFRDFQRQYADKIGILTGDVSINPDALVLIMTTEIFRNKILEEPRSLEDKHWVIFDEIHYIDNYERGTVWEESLMFLPAHMRVLGLSATIPNIEELAGWIGKVHSKPVKTVIETVRPVPLHFSYQCQGQITDNMKDLKRLCRDAPAYAYKGKRYHYAHNLKPNRLKPLIEHIENNNGLPLIYFAFGRQRCEHLAEELYANNFLTAAEQEKITSLFNELALRFDLKHEKSAALLLPLIKRGIAYHHAGMLPTLKEVIERLFFSRLIKVIFTTETFALGINMPAKTVVFDDLRKYYGRFHRELKTRDFYQMAGRAGRRGIDKEGFVYSRVNNYRMKFQEVEKVIFGGYEKVISQFNTSYATLLHLYAQYRDNLYDIYPLSFHYFQSNTKRRQDNLGLMRSKVELLKRWGYISENQLSDKGIFASQVYGYELTFAELYKAKTLEQLDEFQLGMLAAALVFEPRKQDEPVRLIRRAKIVQDVVSGLSDKIIKEERKCGITPASKRCFFHLAGSLLVWMQGADFNRTLMQTNVDEGEVIRYFRMAVQLLREIYSAPVVSNLLKEKVRNAINAINRDVVDAEKQLREY from the coding sequence ATGCTAAAATATCTGCAAATGCTTTACGACCCGTTTCAGCAACAGGCCATTGACCACATAAATCAGGGCTATTCCGTGATCGTCTCCGCCCCTACAGGCGCGGGCAAAACCGCTATTGCCGAACATATCATAAATGAGTGCCTGCAAAGCGACAAGGGCGTGATCTACACGGCGCCCATCAAAGCGCTGTCCAACCAGAAGTTCCGCGACTTCCAAAGGCAATACGCCGATAAGATCGGAATACTCACCGGAGACGTTTCCATCAATCCGGACGCGCTTGTACTGATCATGACCACGGAGATATTCCGCAATAAAATACTGGAAGAGCCGCGGTCGCTTGAGGACAAACATTGGGTCATCTTTGACGAGATCCACTACATTGATAACTACGAACGCGGCACGGTCTGGGAAGAATCATTGATGTTCCTGCCCGCGCACATGCGCGTGCTGGGGTTAAGCGCGACTATTCCCAATATAGAAGAGTTGGCCGGCTGGATAGGCAAAGTCCACAGCAAACCGGTAAAGACCGTAATTGAAACTGTCAGGCCTGTGCCGCTTCATTTCTCATATCAATGCCAGGGGCAGATAACCGACAATATGAAGGACCTGAAACGCCTCTGCCGCGACGCGCCTGCCTATGCCTACAAAGGCAAAAGATACCATTACGCCCACAATTTAAAGCCCAACCGCTTAAAACCCCTGATCGAACACATAGAAAATAACAACGGGCTGCCGCTGATATATTTTGCTTTCGGAAGGCAAAGATGCGAACATCTGGCGGAAGAGTTATACGCGAATAATTTCTTGACTGCCGCGGAACAGGAGAAAATAACTTCGCTCTTCAACGAACTTGCCCTGCGTTTTGACTTAAAACATGAAAAGAGCGCGGCGCTGCTTCTACCCCTCATAAAAAGAGGCATTGCCTACCACCACGCGGGCATGCTGCCTACCTTGAAAGAAGTAATAGAGCGGCTTTTCTTCTCGCGCCTGATAAAGGTCATATTTACCACCGAGACGTTCGCTTTGGGCATAAACATGCCGGCAAAAACCGTTGTATTTGACGACCTGAGGAAATACTACGGCAGGTTCCACAGAGAATTAAAGACGCGGGACTTCTACCAAATGGCGGGCAGGGCCGGCAGGCGCGGCATTGACAAGGAGGGCTTTGTATATTCACGCGTGAACAACTACAGGATGAAATTCCAGGAAGTAGAGAAGGTCATCTTCGGCGGCTATGAGAAGGTCATAAGCCAGTTCAACACCTCATACGCCACGCTGCTTCACCTTTACGCGCAATACCGGGACAACCTCTATGATATATACCCGCTTTCATTCCATTATTTTCAATCCAACACGAAAAGGCGGCAGGACAACCTGGGTCTTATGAGATCAAAGGTTGAGCTGCTAAAGAGATGGGGCTATATTTCAGAAAATCAACTGAGCGACAAAGGCATATTCGCCAGCCAGGTCTACGGATATGAGCTTACCTTTGCCGAGCTTTATAAGGCGAAAACGCTGGAACAGTTAGATGAGTTCCAGCTGGGCATGCTCGCCGCGGCATTGGTATTTGAGCCGAGAAAACAGGATGAGCCGGTGCGTTTGATACGCAGGGCAAAGATCGTGCAGGATGTCGTATCCGGGCTCTCCGACAAAATAATCAAGGAAGAGCGAAAATGCGGGATCACCCCGGCGTCAAAACGCTGCTTTTTCCATCTTGCCGGCAGCCTGCTTGTCTGGATGCAGGGCGCTGACTTCAACAGAACGCTGATGCAGACCAACGTTGACGAGGGAGAGGTAATACGCTACTTCCGGATGGCAGTGCAGCTATTGCGGGAAATATACTCGGCGCCGGTCGTATCCAACCTCTTAAAAGAAAAGGTCAGGAACGCGATCAATGCCATCAACCGCGATGTGGTTGACGCTGAGAAACAATTAAGGGAGTATTAG
- a CDS encoding cellobiose phosphorylase, giving the protein MANLWKFIDNEGAFKFGSPQNISGLYFPLCNGELLSSISPTLHGDIKINQDAFLLQPASREDLRNLKSSRNFWLIFKGNEGYSVTGEPPDDNDEAYLEAGFLWHRITRANNNNGVRAEILNFVPPDKNFEVMSVRVTNVKKRRLTFTPLAAIPIYGRSAENLRDHRHVTGLLNHITVTPHGVMSRPAIKFDESGHRVNHTTFYVFGFDAKGRLPKEIFPTVENFAGEGGSLQRPAAVFRGAGPLKTNIKGKEAFAGLKFPAVTLRKNESAQYFILMGISPDPESAKDIQKEFRDTNSIEGLLKETVSYWRKKSGAINIRSGQGNFDNWFKWVNIQPTLRRFFGCSFLPDFDYGKGGRGWRDLWQDALGLLLAGQEDIREMLISNFAGVRIDGSNATIIGKNTGEFIADRNRITRVWMDHGVWPFFTLELYINQTRDIGILLEETPYFSDPQAWRARKKYPAWDEKDGKQLKTREDGIYKGSIIEHILLQHLVQFFNVGEHNNIRLESADWNDGLDMAPAKGESVAFSCFYARNLKNIAALIQHIGAGKITVFEEMCVLLDTLSTAIDYDSAREKTALLEKYFSSVEKGVSGVRKELQVKDLAADLNKKAGWMSRHINENEWLKQGFFNGYYDNEAERVEGSVEGRTRMTLTGQVFPILAGIADKRQIESIINNVNKYLRDKRSGGIRLNTNFGADYLKLGRAFAFAYGEKENGSFFSHMNVMYAFALYRAGFVKEGFSVLDSIYKMAVDSSLSKVYPCVPEYFNSEGRGMYCYLTGSASWFMLTWLCEVFGIKGMMGDLLLEPKLLKRQFGRSKTISIKAGFAGRDLLIKFTNDKLLEWGSYKINEVLICGKSFILKEKSPRVIIPREKLLKLTHPEALNEIIVSLS; this is encoded by the coding sequence ATGGCAAATCTGTGGAAATTCATAGATAATGAAGGGGCGTTCAAATTTGGATCGCCCCAGAATATAAGCGGGCTGTACTTCCCCCTCTGCAACGGCGAACTGCTTTCATCCATATCCCCCACCCTGCACGGCGATATCAAAATAAACCAGGACGCCTTCCTGCTTCAGCCGGCCTCAAGGGAAGACCTGCGCAACCTGAAATCCAGCCGTAACTTCTGGCTGATCTTTAAAGGAAATGAAGGGTATTCTGTAACGGGAGAGCCGCCTGACGACAATGATGAGGCATATCTTGAAGCGGGCTTTCTCTGGCACAGGATCACGCGCGCCAACAACAATAACGGCGTCAGGGCGGAGATCCTCAATTTCGTCCCGCCTGATAAAAACTTTGAAGTGATGAGCGTGCGCGTAACCAACGTTAAAAAGCGCCGCTTAACCTTTACGCCGCTCGCGGCCATACCTATATACGGCCGCTCCGCGGAAAACTTAAGAGACCACAGGCACGTAACAGGCCTGCTTAATCACATAACAGTTACGCCCCACGGCGTCATGTCCAGGCCGGCCATAAAATTTGATGAAAGCGGACACAGGGTCAACCACACGACATTCTACGTCTTTGGCTTTGACGCGAAGGGCCGGCTGCCCAAAGAAATATTCCCTACCGTTGAGAATTTCGCGGGCGAAGGCGGCAGTTTGCAAAGGCCGGCCGCGGTATTTAGAGGGGCCGGGCCGTTAAAAACAAACATCAAAGGCAAAGAGGCGTTCGCGGGCCTGAAATTCCCTGCCGTTACATTGCGAAAGAACGAAAGCGCGCAGTATTTTATCCTGATGGGCATATCGCCTGACCCGGAAAGCGCGAAAGATATCCAAAAGGAGTTCCGCGATACAAATTCAATTGAGGGGCTATTGAAAGAAACGGTCAGCTATTGGCGGAAAAAAAGCGGCGCGATAAATATAAGGTCGGGCCAGGGAAATTTTGATAACTGGTTCAAATGGGTCAACATCCAGCCGACGCTTAGAAGATTTTTCGGCTGCTCTTTTTTGCCCGACTTTGATTACGGCAAGGGCGGCCGCGGCTGGCGTGATCTATGGCAGGACGCCCTGGGGCTTCTGCTCGCGGGCCAGGAAGACATACGCGAGATGCTCATTTCCAACTTCGCGGGCGTAAGGATAGACGGCTCTAACGCCACGATCATAGGCAAAAATACCGGGGAATTCATTGCCGACAGGAACCGCATAACCCGCGTCTGGATGGACCACGGCGTCTGGCCGTTCTTTACCCTGGAATTATACATAAACCAGACCAGGGATATAGGCATACTGCTTGAGGAAACCCCCTACTTTTCCGACCCTCAGGCCTGGCGCGCGAGAAAGAAATACCCTGCCTGGGATGAAAAAGACGGAAAACAACTTAAAACCAGGGAGGACGGAATCTATAAAGGGAGCATTATTGAACATATATTGCTTCAGCACCTTGTGCAGTTCTTCAACGTGGGAGAACACAATAACATACGCCTTGAGAGCGCCGACTGGAATGACGGGCTGGACATGGCGCCCGCGAAAGGGGAAAGCGTTGCCTTCTCCTGTTTCTACGCGAGGAACCTCAAAAATATTGCCGCGCTCATACAGCATATCGGCGCCGGAAAGATAACGGTATTTGAAGAAATGTGTGTTTTATTGGACACGCTGTCAACCGCTATTGACTACGATTCAGCGCGGGAAAAAACAGCGCTGCTTGAAAAATATTTCAGTTCGGTAGAGAAAGGCGTAAGCGGCGTAAGGAAGGAATTGCAGGTAAAAGACCTCGCCGCCGACCTCAACAAGAAGGCCGGCTGGATGTCCAGGCACATCAATGAGAATGAATGGCTGAAACAGGGCTTTTTCAACGGGTATTACGATAACGAAGCCGAACGCGTGGAAGGCAGCGTAGAAGGAAGAACCCGGATGACGCTGACAGGACAGGTATTCCCCATACTCGCCGGGATCGCGGATAAGCGCCAAATAGAGTCCATCATAAATAACGTAAACAAATATTTGCGGGACAAAAGATCCGGCGGCATCAGGTTAAACACCAATTTTGGCGCGGATTACCTTAAATTAGGCAGGGCATTTGCATTTGCCTACGGCGAGAAAGAAAACGGCTCATTCTTCAGCCATATGAACGTTATGTACGCGTTCGCGCTTTATAGGGCCGGGTTTGTAAAAGAGGGGTTCTCCGTGCTGGATTCAATATACAAAATGGCCGTCGATTCTTCCCTGAGCAAGGTCTACCCCTGCGTCCCGGAATACTTCAATTCAGAAGGCCGCGGTATGTACTGCTACCTTACCGGCTCTGCCAGCTGGTTTATGTTGACCTGGCTCTGCGAGGTATTCGGGATAAAAGGCATGATGGGAGACCTTCTGCTTGAACCGAAACTCCTTAAGCGTCAGTTCGGCAGAAGCAAAACCATAAGTATCAAGGCCGGCTTCGCGGGCAGGGATCTGCTCATAAAATTCACCAACGATAAACTGCTGGAGTGGGGCAGCTATAAAATAAACGAAGTGTTGATCTGCGGTAAATCCTTTATCCTTAAAGAAAAATCCCCGAGAGTGATCATCCCCAGAGAAAAATTACTGAAATTGACCCACCCCGAGGCGCTTAACGAGATCATTGTGTCGCTTTCTTAA
- a CDS encoding metallophosphoesterase — MRRRILVWLLAFICAAPFVNQADCFAEFSFVVMGDSRSDHGREDGVNEDVLVKLVDLIKSDRPEFIVFAGDLVCDSNADDIEELRGYFSRWKDIMAAAGAPIYISVGNEDIDKYGSQAEGLIRETFNMPENGPQSLLELAYSFDHQNAHFVVLDTAVGGQQGLVGDEQLEWLKFDLDANNSSIVFVFGHHPLFSLLHKGNSLDRYPEARGNLLALFKDKGVDVYFCGHEHYFRRDLEDGIFQVVSGGAGAPLHAPVEGPEPFHHYCLVTVKDDGSCYIRAKDIEGNIRDESRISLH, encoded by the coding sequence ATGAGAAGGCGTATTCTGGTATGGCTATTAGCGTTTATCTGCGCCGCCCCTTTTGTAAACCAGGCGGATTGCTTTGCTGAATTCTCCTTCGTGGTGATGGGGGACAGCCGAAGCGACCACGGCAGGGAAGACGGCGTTAACGAAGATGTGCTGGTTAAGCTGGTGGATTTAATCAAGTCGGACAGGCCTGAGTTTATAGTGTTTGCGGGAGATCTGGTGTGCGATTCCAACGCCGATGATATAGAGGAGTTGAGGGGATATTTTTCGCGCTGGAAGGACATCATGGCCGCGGCAGGCGCCCCGATATACATAAGCGTGGGGAATGAAGATATAGATAAATACGGCAGCCAGGCGGAAGGGCTGATAAGGGAGACCTTTAACATGCCCGAGAACGGCCCGCAGAGCCTGCTTGAGCTGGCTTATTCTTTTGATCATCAGAATGCCCATTTCGTGGTCCTGGATACCGCGGTAGGCGGCCAGCAGGGCTTAGTAGGCGATGAGCAGCTAGAGTGGCTGAAGTTTGATCTGGACGCCAATAATTCAAGCATAGTATTTGTGTTCGGCCACCACCCGCTTTTTTCCCTGCTGCATAAGGGTAATTCTTTGGACAGGTATCCCGAGGCGCGCGGCAACCTATTGGCTTTATTCAAAGATAAAGGCGTGGATGTTTATTTCTGCGGGCACGAACATTATTTCCGCAGGGACTTGGAGGATGGCATTTTTCAGGTCGTATCAGGCGGCGCGGGCGCGCCTTTGCATGCCCCGGTAGAAGGGCCGGAGCCGTTTCACCACTATTGCCTGGTGACGGTAAAGGACGACGGCTCCTGTTATATCCGCGCGAAAGATATTGAGGGGAATATCAGGGATGAGTCAAGGATCTCCTTACACTGA
- a CDS encoding PfkB family carbohydrate kinase, translated as MSIIVLGTVALDTVKTPRGQRKEILGGSAVHFAMSARLFTKVNLVAIVGEDFPQKHIEFLRGKGVILTSLIKEKGRTFRWEGEYKGDLNSALTKSTELGVLSAFRPSVARHQRHIKYIFLANVDPDIQSHMLSSMREPKFVGLDSMNFWINTKRRSLLKLIKKVNIFVLNDSEARSLTGEHNLIKAAGRLISSGPPMVMIKKGEHGVIFKSKDLLFCLPAFPTEQVVDPTGAGDTFAGGFMGYLARQGSINNASVRRAISYATVMASFNVEGFGVERTRRLTLTEVNGRLKEFREFIKF; from the coding sequence ATGAGTATAATAGTATTAGGTACGGTCGCGCTGGATACGGTTAAGACCCCGCGGGGGCAGAGGAAAGAGATACTTGGCGGCTCCGCCGTTCATTTCGCGATGTCCGCGCGCCTGTTCACGAAGGTGAATCTCGTGGCGATCGTGGGAGAGGACTTTCCCCAGAAGCACATCGAGTTTTTACGCGGCAAAGGCGTGATCCTCACTTCGCTGATCAAGGAAAAAGGCAGGACCTTCCGCTGGGAGGGCGAATACAAGGGCGACCTGAACAGCGCCCTCACCAAGAGCACGGAGCTGGGAGTGTTGTCCGCTTTCAGGCCCAGCGTCGCGCGGCACCAGAGGCATATCAAATACATTTTTCTGGCGAACGTTGACCCTGATATACAGTCGCATATGCTTTCCAGTATGCGCGAGCCGAAATTCGTGGGTTTGGACAGTATGAATTTCTGGATAAATACAAAGAGAAGGTCATTGCTTAAATTGATAAAGAAGGTGAATATATTTGTGTTGAACGACTCGGAGGCGAGGAGTTTAACAGGAGAGCATAACCTTATTAAGGCCGCCGGGCGCCTGATATCTTCAGGGCCGCCTATGGTCATGATAAAGAAAGGCGAACACGGAGTCATCTTCAAGAGTAAGGATTTATTATTCTGCCTGCCGGCGTTTCCTACGGAGCAGGTGGTTGATCCTACCGGCGCGGGCGATACATTCGCCGGCGGATTTATGGGTTATCTCGCCCGGCAAGGCAGCATCAATAACGCGTCTGTGCGCAGGGCAATATCCTACGCCACTGTGATGGCGTCTTTTAATGTGGAGGGTTTCGGCGTAGAGAGGACGCGGCGGCTGACGTTGACAGAGGTCAACGGCCGGCTTAAGGAATTCAGAGAGTTTATTAAATTCTAA